The genomic window GGCGGTGCGTTCGTCGGAGAGCGCGCTTATGATGACGATGGCGGTGCGCGGGTCGAGTTGCTTCATGCGTTCGAGGCACAGGAGCCCGTCCGCCCGGGGCATGGTGATGTCGAGGGTGACCAGGTCGGGACGGATCCGCTGGAAGGCCACGATGGCCTCCTCTCCGTCGGCGGCGAAGCCCGCGACCTCTATCCCCATCTCCTCGAGGATTCCGGCGAGCAGGTTCCGGATGGTTCGGGAGTCGTCAACCACGAGCGCCTTCTTCATGGACACCTCCTGGGAAGCAGTATGCAAAAACGGGGCCAGGATCGAGGGGTTTCGCAACTCATGTGTCGGTAAGGAGATGGAGGGGAAGGGGTGCGGGGATGGGGGGTTTTTCTACAAAAATGCAGGTAATGCTTTGAGGTCCTACATGTTTGTAGGTCGTGCACGACGAACCCGGCACCGGAGAGGAGGGAGCCGGGGATGGTGCATCGCGCGAAGGGGAGGCCGGCCTCCCCTTCATTCCCCGATGATCTTCACGAGGACGCGTTTCGGCCGCCTGCCGTCGAACTCGCCGTAGAAGATCTGCTCCCACGGGCCGAAGTCGAGTCGTCCGTCGGTGATGGCGACCACCACCTCCCTCCCCATGATCTGGCGTTTGAGGTGGGCGTCGCCGTTATCTTCGCCAGTGCGGTTGTGCCGGTACCGGCTTGTGGGTTCGTGGGGTGCGAGCTCTTCGAGCCAGTCCCTGTAGTCCTGGTGGAGGCCCGGTTCGTCGTCGTTGATGAAGACGCTCGCGGTGATGTGCATGGCGTTCACCAGGCAGAGGCCTTCCTTCACCCCGCTCTCCCGTACGGCTTCTTCGATCTGGGGGGTGATGTTGATGAAGGCGACCCTGCTGGGGGTGTTGAACCAGAGTTCCTTGCGGTAGCTCTTCATGGTGCCTCCTCGTGTGATGTGTTCCATGGGCGGGCGGAGACGGCCTCCGGGGCCCATGGGTGTGGTTCCTTGGAAAGGGTACCAGAGAGCGGCCTAGTCTTCCAACAGGTCGCGGAGGTATGAGAGGAGGACGGGGGAGGGTGGGGGGCTGAGGCGGTTCGCGAGGCGTTGCAGGGCGGTGAGGGTGGCGCGGCGTGCAGCCGGGGTGAGGGGGAGGGGGATGCCGGTGTGGCCCTGGGCGGCCAGGGGGAGGTGGTAGAGGAGGAGTGTGCGGAGGTGGGGGGGGATGGGGAGGGGTTCCAGGTGCTCCATGATGCGAGAGGGGTTCCGGCCTTCTGCGAGGAGTACGCCGGCGAGGAGGAGCACGGCATCGAGGGAGGGGGTGTAGAGGGTTGTGAGGCGCGTGGCGAGAAAGGGGTGGCCCGCCTCGGGGAGTTCCACGCCGGTGACGGTGGAGGAGGGCTCGTCGATGTGGAGGAGGAGGTGGCGGGTGAGGGGGAAGGGGTCGAGGAGGTCCTCGACGGCGGGGCCGTCCAGGATGGCGCGCTGGAAGGTGAGGGTGAGGAGGGCGTGGCGGGTGCGGGGTGAGAGTGATGCGAGGACCTGCACGTCGTTCACGGTGAGGCAGATGGGGGAGGTGTGGGCCGGACGGATCATCTGGAGGAGGCGGGTGCGGGCGCCGGGAAGGCAGGGGAGGGTGTTGGTGGTGGGGAAGGCCTCGGGGAGGATGGTGTGCAGGATGGTGCGGCGGAGGGCGGCTTCCAGCAGGGGGGAGTGGGTGCTGCGGGGGGAGAGCAGGGTGTGCTGGGCGAAGGTGAGGGGGGCGTGGAGGCGGGTGAGGGTCCAGCCGTACCGACCGGAGTTGAGCGCGGCTTCGCAGTAGGGGCAGCGAGGGGAGTGGGGGCGTTCGGGGAGCGGTGTCTTGCAGGAGGGGCACCTCCCGCCGGCACCGGGGATCTGATCGGGCGCGGCCACGTGTTTGTGGAGGGACCAGATGGTGCGGGATGATTCCAGGAGGAGCGAGGACGTGGAGGCATCCGTGCGCTGCACCTTCCGGGAGAGGTCCATGATCCAGAAGGACCGTTCGGTGTCTCCCTCTCTTTTCCGCTCGAGGAGCGTGCTCCCCAGTATCCTGGTGTTGGAGAAGGAGGTGCGTCGCCCCAGGAGGCGATCGAGGAACACATCCACCTGGAGCTGATCCTGCATGTCGTCGGAGAGGAAGAAGACCGCAGGGGCCGGTTCCTGTCGGGTGTAGGCCTCCTCCAAGGCGAAGAGCATGTCTCTGAGGATCGGAGGACCGGTATCGTCGGAACCGCGGGGTGAGAGGATCCGTTCCAGGAGCACCTTCCCCCTCCTCCGACGGGCTTTCCGCACCACGAGGAGGGTTGAAGCGACAAGGAGAAGGATGCCTGCGGTGACGGCGAGCCATGGCAGGGTCACGTGTCCTCCTTGAACGAGGTGAAGACGTAGGCGGTCTTGTGGACGCCGGGCTGCGGGCGGATGTGTCTGGGACCTTCGACGACGACCTGTTCCTTCACCTCGTGATAGATCGAAGGAGAGATGAGGAGCTTCCCCCCCACGGCGGCGTCGGAGAGGAGGTGGGCCGTACGGGATGCCTCTCCCACGACCAGGGGGGGGAGGGTGGGAGAGGGGGCCAGGAGGCGTGCGTCACCCCGATGTAGTCCCATGCTTGGAGGAATCGCCCCTTCGTATCCCTCCGAGAGGCGTACGGCGATCCTGCAGGCCTCCAGTACGGGCGTGGTGCCGACGATCCACCCCTCGTCTCCCCTGAAGCTCACCACGAGGTGGGGGTATTCGATGAAGAGATCGTTCCAGAGGTCCTGCAGATGCACGAGGGTACGGTCCGCCTCTTCGGGAGAGAGCTGGAGTAGATTCTTGTAGCGGACATGGAGGACCCACCTCTGGAGTCCGCTCCCCTCGGCCACGGGGGAGGAGTGTCCGATCGTGGCTCTCCGGAGGGTGCGGGCTCTTCTCCGCCTCGTCCTCCCCGCGACGAACCCGGCGATGAGGGACGGGAAGGAGAAGAACAGGACGCGCGCCGTGTCGAGGGACTCGAAGGGCAGAGAGAGTGGCGGGAGGGGGATCACTCCCAGCCCCACTATAAAGGTGTACAGCATGCTCTTTTCCACCACGATGAGCATAAAAGAGTGGGGAACGGCCGTCAACATGAGTTCGACCCCGGTGTACTGCGGAATTGTGTCTTTCCCCTGTGTGTGGCATAGTTGGGACAAGGAGGCAACCATGGGAGACACAATATTCGACAAGATCGTGAGGAAGGAGATCCCCTCGGATGTCGTCTTCGAGGACGAGGTGGCCCTCGCATTCCGGGACATCAACCCTCAGGCCCCGGTCCATGTCCTGGTTCTCCCCAAGCGGAGAGCGGCCACGCTCACGGAGTTCACCGAGCAGGACCCCTCCTACCTCGGGGAGTTCCTCAAACGGGTGAGCATGGTGGCGAAGCAGCTCGGGCTCGAGGAGAACGGCTTCAGGGTGGTGATCAACCAGGGACGGCACGGGCAGCAGAGTGTGGCCTACCTGCACGTGCACATCCTGGGCGGCAGGCAGATGGAGTGGCCCCCCGGCTGATGGGGGCCTCCCCTCGGGGATGGCACGAAAAAGCCGCCCCTCTCAGGGCGGCGTCGAGGTGCTGTGGAGAGGACTTGAACCTCCACGGGCTTAACGCCCACTAGCCCCTCAAGCTAGCGTGTCTACCAATTCCACCACCACAGCACGATTCGGTGGATATAATACCGATACTCCTCTCCTTTGTCAATACCGAGCGGCACCTGTTTCGATCCCGTCTCACCCCGTGCGGTGCGCTTCGAGGAGGGAGAAGAACTCCGGAAAGGTCACCTCCGCCGCCTCCGCCCCCTCTATGGTGACCGGAGCCCGTGCCGCAAGAGCGCCCACGGCCAAGGCCATGGCCACCCGGTGGTCGTCGTGGCTCGAGGCGATTCCGCCGGTGAGCGGGCAGGGACCGTGGATGAGGAGCCCGTCGGGGAGCTCTTCCACGCGCGCTCCGAGGCGCGAAAGCTCCTGCGCCATCACCGCAATCCTGTCGGTCTCCTTGAGCCGCGTGTGGGCCGCGTTGTAGAGCCGTGTGGTGCCTTCCGCATAGCAGGCGGTCACGGCGAGTGCGGGGAGGGCGTCGGGGATGCGCGTCATGTCCACCTCGGTGGCGGAGAGCGATCCACCCGTGATGCGCACCGCGCGCTCCTCCGGGGACACCTCCACCCTGCAGCCCATACGCTCGAGGATCTCGAGCACCTCTCTGTCACCCTGGGGATCGTCCGGATACAGATTGGTGAGGGTGAGGGTGGAGCCGGTGACGGCCGCGGCGCACAGGAAGAACGTGGCCGAGGAGTAGTCGCCGGGTATGGTGAGGTCGAAGGCCCGGTAGGACTGTCCCCCGGGGATCCTGAATCGGTCATAGCCCTCCCGTTCCAGTGCCACTCCCTGGGCCTTCAACCACCAGAGCGTCATGTCGATGTAGGGATGTTCGTTGAGCTCCACCACCTCCACCAGCGACTCCCCCTTCCCCAACGGGCAGGCGAGGAGCAGTGCCGAGAGGTACTGGCTCGTGGGACACGCGATGGAGGTGCTGCCGCCCCGTAGAGGCCCTCCTATCACCAGGGGGGCGCACCCATTCCCACGCGTGCTCTCCGCCCTCGCACCCAGGTCTTGGAGACTCGCGAGGAGCGGACCCGCCGTCCTCCTCCGCAGCTGTGCATCCCCGGTGAAGACCGCCCGGCCCCCCTCTATGAGGGCGGCCATGGCCCCCGCCAAGTAGAGCGTGGTGCCTGAGTTCTCCACGTCTATCACATCCTCGGGCACCGAGAACCGTCCCCCGGTCCCCTCCACGAGGAGGTCCGCCCCCTCCTCCCTCACCACGGCGCCCAGGAGCGAGACCGCTCTCATGCAGGCCCTCGTGTCGCGCGAGAAGAGCGGGCTCCGGATGCGGCTCGTACCCCCTGCGGCTGCGGCTACGAGCAGGGCCCGGATGGTGTGCGATTTGGACGGCGGCACGGGGATGTGTCCGGAGAGCCGTCCCGGCTGGACGCTGACCTCCATAGGGCCACATCATAGGAAACGGACGCAGTTTTTTCCAGAGGCCTTTCCCACCAGGAGGGCCTGATCGGCCCGCTTTATGTACTCATAGACCGTGTGCGAGGTCTCGTCGAAGGTGGAGACCCCGAAGGTGAGGGTCACGTTGTGTTCCTTCCCCGCGAAGAGGAAGGGGGTCTCTCCCACACGGTTCCTCAGCTTCTCGGCCACCACGAGGGCGCCTTCCTTCCTCGTGTCCGGCAGGAGGATGAGGAACTCCTCTCCCCCCCATCGGGAGATCGAGTCCTGTCGTCTGAGGCTCTGCTTGAACAGCTGTGCGAGCTTCACCAGGATGTAGTCCCCGCAGTCATGGCCGTAGGTGTCGTTGAATGTCTTGAAGTTGTCGATGTCGGCCATGATGATGGAGAACGGCGAGCCCGTACGCAGGGCCCTCCCGATCTCGGCATCCAGTCGCTCCTCCATCTCCCTGCGGTTTCCCAGCCCGGTGAGTGGATCGGTGCGGGCCGACCGTTCGAGCTTCTTGTTGATGGCGAGGAGCTGCTCCTCCACCCGTTTGCGTCGCTCTATCTCCACCAGGGCGCGGTCCTTCATCTCCTTGTAGAGTTGTATACGCTTCACCAGATCGGTGACGTCCTGTACGGTGAACACGGCACAGGGAAGTCCCTCCAGGGATGCGGGGGCGATGGTGGTGAAGAAGAACCGTTCCTGGAGTGGGGCCTCGGGGTAGATGGGGGCGGGTACGTAGAGCTTCCTGTGGAGTTGGGGGGAGAGGATCACCGGTGCGCCGTCCGTAAAGACGATGCTGAGGAGCACCTGGTACTTTTCTTTCTTGAACTCGGGCAGGAACTCCCGAAGGTCTCTCCCCACCACGCGTTCCTCTTCTATACCGGTGAACTCCTGCATCCTGTGGTTCCAGGCGCGCACCTTCCATTCCTCGGTGAGGATCAGGAGCCCCACCGAAACCGCGTTGAAGAGTTCAGCCGGGAGGTGGAGGATCGTGGTGTCCCTTGTCTCTTCTCTGCTCATTTTTTCCGCACGATGCTCTCGTAGTGTGCGTCTATCTCCTTGAGGAGATGCTGGAACGGGGTCACCTCCATGAGGATGACGATGTCGCCTTCTATGTTGAGCGAGCTCACCGTAAACCTGGTCCTCGCGAGGAGGAACGAATACTCCTTGTGGGCCTTGGTGTAGTGTTGGAAGAGCTCTTCGGGCCGTGATTCGGTGTAGCTCGGCACGGTGTAATGAATGTGCGAGGAGAAGAAGTTGGAGAAGGTACCCATGATGGAGTTGAGGACGATGTTGCCGATCTCCGAGAGCGTGCCTGCCCTGATCTCGTCCAGGTCTTCATCCTCGTCCATCTCCTGGACGAGGAGACTGATGAGGTGCTGTGCACTCTGGGGAGGGAAGAGGAGGAAGGCGAGGCCGGTGAAGACCCCGTCGAAGGGGAGGAGCACCGAGGAGATACGATCCCCGGGAAAGGCCGAGAACTCCTTGAGGATCTCCGCCTTGGTGTATATGTAGATCTCCGGAACCTTGAGCTCGATGGGGGCGTTGAGGAGACTGCCGAGCACGCGGGCAGCCCTTCCCACCCCCATGTTCATGAGTTCCTTGAGGTAGTCCAGATGGACCTCGGATATCTTCATTGGGACACCTCTTGTAAGGCCTTTTTCAACTCCTCCTCGGTGAGCGGCTTGTTGAGAAACACCTTGGCTCCCAGCTGGATGCACCGCTGCTTCGTGCTCTCCTGGGTATCCGCGGACACCACGATGGTGGGCACGGAGACGCGCCTCTTTGCGAGTTCTTCCAGGACCTGGATGCCGTCCATCCCCGGCATGAGGAGATCGAGGAGGAGCACATCGGGGCGCTGGGCCTCCAGCATGGAGATGGCTTCCTGTCCGCCCTCCGCTTCCTCCACCTGATAGCCCTCTTTTTCGAGGATCTTTCGTGCGATCTTCCGGGCGAGAAGCGCATCGTCGACGACCAGTACCGTCTTCGCCATAGGGTACACTCCTGTGTGAATTCTCCTTTTAACTATAGTCGATTTATCGAAAACTGCAAGCATTTCCATTATAATGTAAACAAAGGCGGTGAATCTCCCGATTCAAAACCTATACTGCGAGTGAGGAGTGCGAATTGAAACTGTCCAAAGGGATGCGCGTGGGGGTATCGATTCTCGCGGCCGCGATGGTGCTCTCCGGCGCCCCCCATGTGGACGACCGCTGGGGATTCATCGTCGATCCACCCGAAGGGTGGCAGCTCTCTCCTTCCGAGAAAGGGGTCTCGGTGACGGATCCCTACCGGGTGGCTTCGTTCCAGGTGGCAGCCTTTCCAGGTCGACGCTTCTCCTCCGCCGTGGATATGGGTGAGGCGTTCTTCTCCTCCCTGGAGGCCGAGGGCGATGTGAGCGCCTTTGCTCCCTACGGAGGGATGCAGGCCATTCTCGCCGACGCCGCCTTCCCGGTGGAGAGCGGCACCGTGAGAGGATACTTCGTCTTCATCAACGGGGAAGAAGCCGACTACATCCTCATGGCCTATGCGCCCGAGGATGTGTACGAGACGTACCACGACTTCCTCCTGAGCGCCATCGACTCCTTCGCCCCTTCCGGCGACTGGTATCTCTACCCGGGCCCCATCGGCCAGTTCTACTACCCGGTGGAGGGACCCTCGCGCACCAGAGTGGACGTCCCGTTCGAGGGGGGGACGCTCGCGTTCCTCCTCGATCCCGGCGAGGAGGATGCCGCTCAGGTTCTCATAGAACGTGAGGCGAGGGTCCTCCTGGCCTACGGCGATCCGCCGTCGGTGGAGGCCTGGAGGCGCTACTACCGCATGGTGGTACGCGACGAGTACCCCAGGTTCAGGGAGGTCTCGGCGAAACTCTCCGAGCGGATGGGAGGAGGCGCGGGTGATGTGCCCTCGAGGCTCCTCTCCTGGTTCCAGGGCTTCGCCTTCGAGCGCACGGGCACGCTCTCCGACCTCAGGGCTCCCATATCGGCGGTGAGGCGCCACGCAGGCGACTGCGATGCACTCGCCCTCGCGTATCTGATCATCCTCCACCACCTGGGCTATGACGGTATCCTCATGGTCTCCTCGGTGTACCGGCACGCGATGGCCGCGGTGGATGTGCCGGGAGACGGTGCGCGTTTTCCTTTCAATGACCACACCTACCTGGTGGCCGAACTCACGGACGACGTGCCCATGGGAATGATCGCCCAGGACATGAGCACCGTGGAACACTGGATTGGGGTCGATCTCTTCCCCTGAGTCCTTGCCGGCCCTCCCTGCAGGATGAACCGACCGGACCCCCGACGAGGACGTCGGGGGTTGTCTTTTTCGGCAAGGAGAAGTAATCTTAAAAAAGGGGAAAATAGAGGAAAATAACCCCTTTTGGAGGATTTTTATGCTTGACGAATATCCTCCCATCCTCACCACCGAAGAAGTGGCGCGGATCCTCAGGCTCAGCGAACGCACGGTGCTCAAGTTCGCCCGTGAGGGGACCATCCCCGCCATGAAGGTGGGGGGACAGTTTCGTTTCAGCAGGGACAAGCTCGCCGAGTGGATCGAGAGACAGATGGCGGGCGGGGAGTTCGCCCTGTGGGAACGTCTTCCCCAGTGGCACGGAGGGGTGGCGGAACTCCTCTCGCCCGAGTGCGTGCTGACGGGATTCTCGGCGACAAGAGAAGAGGAAGCCTTCCAGAAGATGGTGGACGCGGCCTTCAGGGCCGGGAGGGTGAAGGATCCGGAGGAGCTCGTGCGCCTCGTGCTCATACGGGAGCGCCAGTGCTCCACGGTGATGCGGCCGGGGGTCGCCTTCCCGCACCCCCGTGCCGTGGGCCCCGAGGTGGTGCCGGAGTACGCGCTCGTGCTCGCCATAAGCCCCGAGGGTGTGCCTTTCAGCGATGCACCGGGGGACGGCGACGTACACTTCATCGTACTCTTCGCCATCCCCAGTCTGCAGCTTCACCTGAAGATCCTCGCGGCCCTGGGGGAACTCTTCTCCCATGAAGAAGTGCAGGAGAGGCTCCTCTCTGCACGCAGCCCCCAGGAGGTGATCTCCTATATCACCTCGTACGAGAAGGAGAGGGAGAAAGATGACGTTTAGCACGTATCTCTCACACGACAGGGTGGTCTTCCTGTCTGCGCGATCCAAGGACGAGGCCCTCAAAGCCCTCGTCTCCCGGCTCGCGGGTGCGGTCTCACCCTTCGAACCCGACGACCTCCTCGAGAGACTCCACGAACGTGAGGGCCTCATGAGTACGGGGATCGGCCTCGGTATAGGGGTCCCCCACCTCCGTTACAAGGGAGTGAAGGAACCCTGTATCGTCATAGGCCTGCAACCGCAGGGAATAGAGGACTACGAGAGCATGGACGGTGAGCCGGTGAAGATCCTGGTGCTCATCCTCGTAGGAGAGGGCCAGCACCGCGAGTATCTCCGCATCCTCTCGGGAGTGGTGAAGGCCCTCAAGAGAGAAGAGGTGCGGAAGGCCCTCCTTTCGGCCCGCTCCCCCGAGGAAGTGGTGGATATCCTGAAGCGGGAGGACGTCTGATGGAGGTGTTCCACGACCTGTTCTCACGTATCTCCGTCGAACAGCTCAACGTCCTCCTTCTTCTGGGCGTGGTCCTCTTCGGTGGTACCATCGGTTCGGTGTACTTCAAGAAGGCGCGAATCCCCCAGGTCATCGCCTACATCCTCCTGGGCATCCTCGTGGGGAAGAGCGGTCTGCGGCTCTTCTCCGAAGACTTCCTCTCCTCGTTCGAGCCGTTCAACTACCTCGCCTTGGGGCTCATCAGCTTCGCCCTGGGCGGCGAACTCGACCTCTCGCTCCTCAAGAAACACGGGAAGGTCCTCACCTGGGTCCTCTTCCTCGAGGCCTTCGGTGCCTTCATCATGGTGGGCATCGGCTTCTTCCTCCTTGGACGTCTCTTCTTCGATCCGGCGACCTCGTTGGTGATCGCCCTGCTCGCCGGGTCCATCTCTTCGGCCACGGCCGCAGCCGGCACCACCGACGTGGTGTGGGAATACCGGGCGAAAGGCGTGCTCACCACCACCCTCCTCGGAGTGATCGCCCTCGACGACGTCCTCGCCCTCCTCCTCTTCGCCGTCACCTCGAGCATCTCCTTTGCACTCATGGGCGTATCCACCAATGTGCTCGCTACGATAGGGCGGCCCCTCTATGAGATAGGGGGAGCGAGCCTCGTGGGATGGGGTGCGGCCTGGCTCCTCTCCCGCCAGCTCTCCCGCTATACCGAAGAAGAGCGCATCTTCGTCTTCACCACCGGCATGGTCGTGTTGGTCTTGGGCCTCTCCCTTGCCCTCGACCTCGACATGCTCATGGCCGCCACCGTGATGGGGTTTGCCCTGCGCCAGTATGCGCCGCGCAAGACCGAAGTCATCCTCCGGCTCCTCGAAAAGTTCGCAGGCCCCATCTACCTGCTCTTCTTCGTCTTCGTCGGTGCGAGCCTCGAGGTGGCGAGCATCTCCCTCTCGGCCCTTGTGTTCATCGCGGCCTTCCTGCTCTTCCGGATAGGGGGGAAGACGGTGGGCACACGCATGGGCGCCTGGATAAGCGGGGCACCCGAGAAGGTG from Spirochaeta thermophila DSM 6192 includes these protein-coding regions:
- the aroA gene encoding 3-phosphoshikimate 1-carboxyvinyltransferase; the protein is MEVSVQPGRLSGHIPVPPSKSHTIRALLVAAAAGGTSRIRSPLFSRDTRACMRAVSLLGAVVREEGADLLVEGTGGRFSVPEDVIDVENSGTTLYLAGAMAALIEGGRAVFTGDAQLRRRTAGPLLASLQDLGARAESTRGNGCAPLVIGGPLRGGSTSIACPTSQYLSALLLACPLGKGESLVEVVELNEHPYIDMTLWWLKAQGVALEREGYDRFRIPGGQSYRAFDLTIPGDYSSATFFLCAAAVTGSTLTLTNLYPDDPQGDREVLEILERMGCRVEVSPEERAVRITGGSLSATEVDMTRIPDALPALAVTACYAEGTTRLYNAAHTRLKETDRIAVMAQELSRLGARVEELPDGLLIHGPCPLTGGIASSHDDHRVAMALAVGALAARAPVTIEGAEAAEVTFPEFFSLLEAHRTG
- a CDS encoding response regulator, with translation MAKTVLVVDDALLARKIARKILEKEGYQVEEAEGGQEAISMLEAQRPDVLLLDLLMPGMDGIQVLEELAKRRVSVPTIVVSADTQESTKQRCIQLGAKVFLNKPLTEEELKKALQEVSQ
- a CDS encoding PTS sugar transporter subunit IIA produces the protein MLDEYPPILTTEEVARILRLSERTVLKFAREGTIPAMKVGGQFRFSRDKLAEWIERQMAGGEFALWERLPQWHGGVAELLSPECVLTGFSATREEEAFQKMVDAAFRAGRVKDPEELVRLVLIRERQCSTVMRPGVAFPHPRAVGPEVVPEYALVLAISPEGVPFSDAPGDGDVHFIVLFAIPSLQLHLKILAALGELFSHEEVQERLLSARSPQEVISYITSYEKEREKDDV
- a CDS encoding response regulator, which produces MKKALVVDDSRTIRNLLAGILEEMGIEVAGFAADGEEAIVAFQRIRPDLVTLDITMPRADGLLCLERMKQLDPRTAIVIISALSDERTALTALKKGAAGFIKKPFTPEEVKRTLSHVLEVTA
- a CDS encoding histidine triad nucleotide-binding protein, coding for MGDTIFDKIVRKEIPSDVVFEDEVALAFRDINPQAPVHVLVLPKRRAATLTEFTEQDPSYLGEFLKRVSMVAKQLGLEENGFRVVINQGRHGQQSVAYLHVHILGGRQMEWPPG
- a CDS encoding cation:proton antiporter, whose product is MEVFHDLFSRISVEQLNVLLLLGVVLFGGTIGSVYFKKARIPQVIAYILLGILVGKSGLRLFSEDFLSSFEPFNYLALGLISFALGGELDLSLLKKHGKVLTWVLFLEAFGAFIMVGIGFFLLGRLFFDPATSLVIALLAGSISSATAAAGTTDVVWEYRAKGVLTTTLLGVIALDDVLALLLFAVTSSISFALMGVSTNVLATIGRPLYEIGGASLVGWGAAWLLSRQLSRYTEEERIFVFTTGMVVLVLGLSLALDLDMLMAATVMGFALRQYAPRKTEVILRLLEKFAGPIYLLFFVFVGASLEVASISLSALVFIAAFLLFRIGGKTVGTRMGAWISGAPEKVGRYLPLCLLSQSGVAIGLSLIAYQRFPGTIGQTILVVVTTTVFVVQLVGPALVKVALEKAGEAGLNVTEEDILTRHSVADVLPADRAVVPNTIRLSELLRLYAEHDWNVWAVVDAEGRYRGVVGFENLREALAEPELQEFVIAEDILTPFPETVHPHTPLHEALRIMRRRNVDFLPVLDDRGHVLGILEERMVRHFVRRELLSAQARTGL
- a CDS encoding secondary thiamine-phosphate synthase enzyme YjbQ, giving the protein MKSYRKELWFNTPSRVAFINITPQIEEAVRESGVKEGLCLVNAMHITASVFINDDEPGLHQDYRDWLEELAPHEPTSRYRHNRTGEDNGDAHLKRQIMGREVVVAITDGRLDFGPWEQIFYGEFDGRRPKRVLVKIIGE
- a CDS encoding sensor domain-containing diguanylate cyclase, with protein sequence MSREETRDTTILHLPAELFNAVSVGLLILTEEWKVRAWNHRMQEFTGIEEERVVGRDLREFLPEFKKEKYQVLLSIVFTDGAPVILSPQLHRKLYVPAPIYPEAPLQERFFFTTIAPASLEGLPCAVFTVQDVTDLVKRIQLYKEMKDRALVEIERRKRVEEQLLAINKKLERSARTDPLTGLGNRREMEERLDAEIGRALRTGSPFSIIMADIDNFKTFNDTYGHDCGDYILVKLAQLFKQSLRRQDSISRWGGEEFLILLPDTRKEGALVVAEKLRNRVGETPFLFAGKEHNVTLTFGVSTFDETSHTVYEYIKRADQALLVGKASGKNCVRFL
- a CDS encoding PTS sugar transporter subunit IIA, yielding MTFSTYLSHDRVVFLSARSKDEALKALVSRLAGAVSPFEPDDLLERLHEREGLMSTGIGLGIGVPHLRYKGVKEPCIVIGLQPQGIEDYESMDGEPVKILVLILVGEGQHREYLRILSGVVKALKREEVRKALLSARSPEEVVDILKREDV
- a CDS encoding chemotaxis protein CheX gives rise to the protein MKISEVHLDYLKELMNMGVGRAARVLGSLLNAPIELKVPEIYIYTKAEILKEFSAFPGDRISSVLLPFDGVFTGLAFLLFPPQSAQHLISLLVQEMDEDEDLDEIRAGTLSEIGNIVLNSIMGTFSNFFSSHIHYTVPSYTESRPEELFQHYTKAHKEYSFLLARTRFTVSSLNIEGDIVILMEVTPFQHLLKEIDAHYESIVRKK